From the Mesotoga infera genome, one window contains:
- a CDS encoding DUF4127 family protein has product MKTVVVPMDERPPNYQLVSKIADLKGLEIELPKKGLLGRYMKPGECDELIGWMLSREADRFIISVDMLSYGGLIASREEGISAETALERLRSVRELRRRLPSAEILLSSIVRRASVSVSSAGSRELWTMLKNYLWLSGHGRIKEAETVEDELPRGFVSRYRELRLRNHRVNKECLRLVKDGCADLLVLAQEDTFQHGPQERELDTLEGIADDFDIEDRVFIHNGADEAIQELLSCRRDREYPVDIIYDSPKTRDKVMDFEDREFGKNVESHMKLLGMRKSSDSTTGIMIAGTSTTDSIEALKNLSKRKQRVFILDVFYPNGSNPSFVEAYLELELKNVWGYSAWNTASNSLGTLLSLALISGSCEVKKKALAEFYISRLLDDHLYQGVLRNTLERTIDESGGDVYKVSKSKGLFESFRDDVFLPKAEEFLERFIRGRKLDIYDFSSSENRISIEKFSLPWDRTFECEIEVKID; this is encoded by the coding sequence TTGAAGACAGTAGTTGTTCCAATGGATGAAAGGCCACCGAACTACCAGTTGGTTTCCAAGATTGCAGATCTCAAAGGTCTTGAGATCGAGCTCCCGAAAAAGGGTTTGCTGGGAAGATACATGAAGCCGGGAGAGTGCGATGAATTGATTGGATGGATGCTTTCAAGAGAGGCAGACAGATTCATAATCTCCGTCGATATGCTGTCTTACGGCGGTCTCATAGCCTCAAGGGAAGAGGGAATAAGCGCGGAGACAGCTCTCGAAAGGCTGAGGTCGGTAAGAGAGCTGAGGAGAAGACTACCGAGTGCCGAGATTCTGCTCTCTTCAATTGTCAGGAGAGCGTCGGTCTCAGTTTCATCGGCGGGCTCGAGGGAACTATGGACGATGCTCAAGAACTATCTATGGCTCTCGGGTCATGGAAGAATCAAAGAAGCCGAGACCGTAGAAGACGAACTACCCAGAGGATTTGTAAGCAGATACCGTGAACTACGCTTGAGAAATCACCGAGTAAACAAGGAATGCCTCAGGCTCGTCAAAGACGGCTGTGCAGATCTTCTTGTGCTTGCCCAGGAAGATACCTTCCAGCATGGCCCTCAGGAGAGAGAACTGGACACACTTGAAGGAATCGCAGATGACTTTGACATCGAAGATAGGGTTTTCATACATAACGGCGCAGATGAAGCCATACAGGAGTTGCTTTCTTGCAGACGAGATCGGGAATATCCTGTCGATATCATCTATGACTCCCCCAAAACTAGGGACAAGGTCATGGATTTCGAGGACCGAGAATTCGGCAAGAACGTAGAGTCCCATATGAAGCTTCTAGGGATGAGAAAGTCTTCAGATTCTACAACCGGCATTATGATAGCCGGAACATCTACAACCGATTCGATTGAAGCGCTAAAGAACCTGAGCAAGAGAAAGCAGAGGGTCTTCATATTAGACGTCTTCTATCCAAACGGGTCCAACCCTTCCTTTGTTGAAGCTTATCTGGAGCTGGAGCTGAAGAACGTCTGGGGATACTCTGCCTGGAATACGGCTTCAAACAGCCTGGGGACTCTTCTCTCTCTGGCTTTGATTTCCGGTTCCTGTGAAGTGAAAAAGAAGGCTCTCGCCGAGTTTTATATCTCGCGGCTTCTTGACGACCATCTTTACCAGGGGGTTCTCAGAAATACCCTGGAGAGAACGATCGATGAATCCGGTGGCGATGTATACAAGGTTAGCAAGTCCAAAGGACTCTTTGAAAGCTTCAGAGACGATGTTTTCTTACCGAAGGCAGAAGAGTTCCTTGAGAGATTCATTCGTGGGAGGAAACTGGACATCTATGATTTCTCCTCTTCAGAGAATCGGATCTCGATTGAGAAGTTCAGTCTTCCATGGGATAGGACATTTGAATGCGAAATAGAAGTCAAGATCGACTGA